A segment of the Necator americanus strain Aroian chromosome IV, whole genome shotgun sequence genome:
ctttttttgaattttacccatctaaattttgagaaaatcagacaaggagaaattttgcacataagGGTTTTCTTGAATTCTCCATTGGtgggtgattttttgaaactccgtcccatttttttgaaatggaaaaagccAGAATCCCGATTTTTGCTCACGTGCCGAAGAGTGtatgattttgaataaaattcaataactcgGAGAAACTGCGAAGTGCGAAGCGTATCATCTTCCAGTATGTTGTAGCCGAGGGTTTTCTCTATCAGATATCGCATTAACAGATCTAACAGATTCCTATCTCTGTCCCagcaaatttccaaaaagactataaggggagaaaaaaaaacagcgatgtgACCATTGTTagggcaaaccttcttctcttaaaaactaccttttttcttctggtctTCTTACGACAaggttattcgcgatctctcAGACCTGAcctgtgcacagaatctgggCTTTTATGgtcattaaattttgttaagtTCATATTTAAACTGCTACAAACTACGTAAAATTaaactcttcatttttagaaattgtttCAAGTTCCCATctcttttgtaaattttggCTCGGAGGTGTCGAACATGCGTGGTCCCATTACTACGTTGTCATTGGACTTTGTCAAAAGGAAATGTTGATGCTTCCATTTTACTGTTCTACGCTtgaaactaaatataataCTTGTAATTATGTAATCATTcagtattatttattgtgatattttgGAATGTATGTGATTACTTAATTACTAGTTTGGTTACTTTTGTGCTTGTTATCATGCTTATTATGCTCTTCAATTCACAACTGGCCACCGCACACTCTTTTACGACCCTCTTTCCTTGCAACCCTCTCTCTTTGCGAACCTTCGCCCCCTCCCTCCTGCGgtgggaaaatcccatcacacgcttgaccctggtgaGAACTTGAAGCCAGCCAGCCCTGCCACCTCAGGTGATGGCAcagatagaggataaaggataaaaagcctggatttaatcaatccgcccgatgggatgcgccccactttcacttcaattcagaatcgtttgagatttgcaaacgtgtaactggcccatccaatgacttgcggtggttggtcgatgtgtcaattcagtgtttttatcctcccatacaagtcttgtaccagtttatcgatcgagggatgaagggcttggtgagaaCTAAGGCGGATACGAACCtcccgatcgatcgtgcaagaagcATGGCGTAGATgtttcctcttaaacgtggaagcgacgTTGAGGCCTGCctgttcacataagtcaaCCAGGAGGTCACTGTTATTCGACGTGCGCTCCattggataataccattttccatacatcggattgttgttcaagtcttATCTTTGCATTTGCGTCCATTCCGTCGATGACCACCTGCTGCCTGGATATTTTATACGTCAACGCATTAacttcatcatagaaggcgtccttattGTTGTACTCAGCGGTTTGTGTAGGTGCATGGGCACTTATGACCAACAGTTTACGTCTTGTTCCGCAGACGTACAAAGTGCTTCTAGGCGACGTTGAGCCAGGTTCCCCCCTCCCCCAGGTTGTTGTAGTCGTTGCTCACAggtatcgcgcagccaccttcCTTCAGCCTCGTCGATGTATGTGGTgcaattttcgatgctgatgacagccgatctctcatgcgtacTTTCTGCAGTGCAAACGGCACACATAGATATCGCAGATGCTCAGACAGTGTGGtctgttggagttcactcgatattGTTTGGTAGTTCAACGTGATGAAACAAATTGTTGTTGCCAAAAAATCCATTCTCTCTTCAAGCAGTTGACCTTCCACGTTATGGCTTTGGCAGTGTGCTGGATGACAACACCCTTTTGCAATTTAAGACAATCTCTCCATAAAagagtgcaggttatatagctcgtacatTCGCAATGCGTACAATCGAActcctgattgcgtttagttaaagcagggccaccagatggcaatcagactcgtatttagtacaataataataataatctcgATTCTGAACCAGTTTAATATGTTCTTTAATAGTGCTAGTAATTTTTCagattctctttttctaaaatcatcTAGAGTGTACTTTTCTATGTGTTTGTTCGTAATACAAAACAATGGACGTGGACGTCAAGAGGAGGAAAGGCGTGGGTgaaaagcctatgctttattAAAGCACTACAGTGGCAAAATggaaagatgttctccagtcctcaacactaCCAATAGATCGGCTGCCGCGGTTAACTCCTAAACTAGAGCACGTTTATAGACCGatatatgcggttaacgacgAACTATCGACCGAGTCGAAGGTTCTGGTCCGTATCCAAAAGACGAGAAATGGAAACTCTGGTGAAGATgacggaattagcgcagaaatgctagaatatcttcctccgtctggaaTCCGTGAGATGATAAAATCATCCTTCCAATATGGATAGATGAAAGGATACCtaactcgtggagacacgctatcataactCTCCTCCACGAAAAGTTATTTGTCATGCACTCTGGGAAATAACGAAGAATCTCTTTGTAGCGTGTTATATaagaggttttggaacggatTATCCTGGAGCGACTTAttgaaagcatcaccccacgaatctgaagtggtacagatttcaggtggagtatacgtatacgggattgtagactatgaagaggaaggtgattccgtccatttcttcctaattgccgtaaaaaacgctcctgaatcgaactcattgtagaaaacagcgcgccggatcgctcgaagccgtatctttcgggccgttttttaaggcaattaggaagtaatggacggaattacccttctcttcatagtctacgactccgtatacgaatactccacctgaaatccgtaccacttcacattcgtggggtgatgattTTAAGCATTGCGAAGAATCAACGCGCAACGAGCAAGCTaactttcgtcctggccgatctgaGATTGCGATTAATACGGTTCTTTCAACGGCAGTTAAGAAGTATTTTATAGTAAGAAGCATTTATTTGAAGGAGAGGCAATGAAAGTGAATCAGAAAGTTAAAAGAGGATTAGGGAAATTGAAagtaaatatgttttaaattgaaaaaagttcttcttatatcttttccttgaaaattaaaattaggttCAGAATGTCGCATTATTTATGGGATGGACGCAACTGACTAACTTGTCATATATGGTGTTAATTTCGTTTTAACACTGATCTCATAAACGTTACCATTGTAGATTTTTGGGgaagcaaataataataaaccgATTTTTTTACGAGGATGTTAAAGCTCAGTTAATAGAGTTTCACGTGACGACTACCTCGCCTCTGCTTCCATTGTGTTTTACTGCATAATGCTGTAAAAGGCATTCTAGTCGTTTAAAAATTAACCTCCCGGAAGTACTAGCTTATtaggaaattctaaaaattctgattttactACGATCTTGCATTCACATTTCCTGTACGAATAGATAATCAGTGGATTTCGCAAATCACCTTGGAAAACTATTTGCAGTTTCCATCAATTATCACTGTAGACTATGACTTTGACTGATGTCTTGGATTAACTATAATTTAGCTTCAACTAATTCAAACAACATAAAAGCCATAGCTTTCCTTCATATAGGATTATATGTTTTGActttggaaagatttttttttcatgtcataAATTCTTCAGCATTTCCACGGTGATTTCATGCTCATTAATTCGAGGACAACGTGATACTTAAGAGCGCAACATCTTTAGTCTACCTCCGGACGCTTTTTCGTGTACTGCTGGTTGTAACCTTAGGTTCCGTATCATTTAGCCCTTTATCGTTGGGCGACTATCATCAGCACTACACACCTCGGCGTGTGACCTGCTACACAACTACCAAGAGCTGGATCCGTACATTTCTAGTATCTTGCGACATGTGCGTCTAGTGTGCTGACATCACCTGCCATTACTCGATACCGCTCACGTCGAGGAGATCCTAGGCTGTCAGACTACAACCGTTGCTTTCCTCCttaaaaatccttttcctCACCTTAGAAATCTTATGTAATTGCACAAGTGGTGGACGCAAATGTCGCACGAACAAGGAGCGAGCGCTACAGTACCTTGCCGCTAGCAATTTGCGACCCTTTGAGAATGAATGTAGAAAGAAGTCGCGCGAAGTCTTGACAACCTTATGTCGTAGTGGTATGGTAATCATATAAGTTAAAAATGGTTGAAAACCGCTTCGCTTATTGGCTGCCAGTTCCGGACACTTTTGATGTTCTGTAGTGGGCGGGGTAAGCGCCAACGATGTAGTGTATTTTCCATTATATATAGTGCAGTCCAAGATTAGCGATTGTTGCGCTGCATCTCGTTGTGCTATCGATGAGTCTACAGTGGATGTCTTCGCCGCAGGACTCTCGTCCGACTCCGCCACGTCCTGTACAGATGCGAGCGGTTGTAGTCCGTAGAGCTGTACGCAACACGGCGGGACCAGAAGCTGCACTAAAAGTCAAAATGTTCACGAAATGTACAGTATTTCTGCTTTCTGCTATTTCTTCTGTGTTTCCTTCATACGATGACGTATATTTCTACTACACTCTCTTATGAAAACTTCAATGTTTATCAGGAAATACTTTCATATACATCTAGAGAAAGCCAGCGCAAAAATGCATTGAATATTTTATCATACAGAACGACGAGGTGTGAACGACGTGTGTTGTGTGTTGTTTGAAGAATTATTAAAGGACGCAGCGCAATGATAAATGCATAGGCAAAGAGATGAAGAACATGTAGTGGATGAGAAAGAGAAcgaatcaataaatcaatctGTTGATCGATGGATTtactcctcctcttcctcttcttcctcctcttcgTCCCCTCCCTCTTCCTCTTCGCCTGGAAACAGCATATGATAACAACAATATGTTATGttttatatgtttttcttttcaaggttTTTACGTGAGTAGTTCGAAGTCCTTAAAACATCATCAGTGCTAAATATTAATAACTGAAATTTTTAAGGAACAATGAGCGTGCAAATAGATTAAAAAAGAGTTAGAACAATGGAGACTTCGTTTTCCTCAAGGTTGTGGATTGTAGCACTGACCTCCTTCCTCTTCTGCTTCAGGCTCTTCTGCTgcaggtggtggtggtggtgcagCTTCTTCCTTCacttcctcttccttcttctccgCTGGCGGCTTCTTCGACCAGTCGGGTttgtcttccttcttctttgtcTAGAAAGTATTTTGTTATCGACTGAATTTATCGATCGTTTGCTTACTGGATTTAAACTCACCTTAGCCATAATGTCTTCAAtagcgttttcttttttgacgaCTTTAAGATTCGCCCTGAAGTCGGCCTTCTCACCCtagaatttgtggaaaaatttgaaataggTCACATTTCCTTTTACAAAGGAGAATACTGGGGTGCAAATAGGGGAACACAAAAACTCGGTGAAAAAACTTATCCACATGTTAATAGATCGTTCTATCTTTACCTTTACCTTCGCCTTCTCATCAGCCATCTTCTTGAATTTGTTGTCATATTTGGAGACCTTCTTCAATGTTGGTTTTACGCTGAAATCACGATTACTTAAGAAAATACCAATAGTTGGGGGGATTTGCCAGGAAGCTATTGATTAGTATCATTAAAATCGATCACTATGCTCCACCTTACGTGTACGCCGCGGTCAATCCCATAATCTTATATCACTGATTCATAGAGCTCTTCCAAAAGCTAAtagaaaagtcaaaaatgtCTTGGATTTTATCCGTTGCACTAGTCCTTCCAGAAAATGTAATTAGTGGACATTAACACGGATGAGTTAATAGCACACGAAGATATGCTCACTTGCTTCCTGACAGGACCACATACAAATACGGAGACAACTTCAACGAAACGGCTACAATGCCTATGAGCTGACTAGGACCGTGCAACCGATTCAGCAACCCATTTAACATAATTCAGATAACTTTTACACTACTGGTGTTCAACTACCTTATTTTCCTGTTCTTCGCAGTATGAATGTATGTATGAGTATGTCGAAATGCCTCTAAATACAGAAGGACTACTCTACTCTACTCAGGACCCACTTACGCATATCTTCTACAACACGGAATACGCACATTACAATACTCttcaaaaactgcaaaaatttggaCTATTTTAGAGTAGCTGGCGTTCCGATTGTTCTACTGCCCTGTGTTatctttttaaagttttttcttcacattcgcAAGAATACGGTGCGTATCGGGCTCCTTTCCTTGCTAGAAACCTACAATTTGCCCCGGAGGTCATTGACGGCAATCGTGAGTTCATTGATTTCGGCTTCAGTTTGTGTAACAACGAAGTTGATGTCGTATTTCTCCTCTTCCAATTTCTTCACCCGTTCGAACATATCGTTGTAGATTTTTTCGAGTTGTCctggaaaagagaaagtatggTGACCAATACACAGCATGACAACTAACTAGTCAGATGAATTCAGCTAATCGCGAACATTTTGACGACAACGTATATGTGGcggtgtcaaaacgacatggttCACGGCATAGCTGAGTGAAGTGGcagcgctcgaaacggcgcggtggagaagGCGGTCGGAATCGAAGTTAGACCGTTGTGAACTACAGCGATGAACGATGCCAGCAAGTGTTCCCCTtagatcccaaccgctacgcttcgcGGCATCGAATCCGTGCtggcgcaactgcaccgcttGACCCTGGCATATTTCCCCGTCCCACGCCGCGCGGGGCCAACACATTTTTAACACTCAGGGCTATCCTCATTGTATATTGCTCATGTATTGGAAATAATAGATCTGATTTTGTTCCTATACAGATTATAATATGGTAACAACTTATTTCCGATTCTCAATGGAAAATATTGTCGATATCCTGCATATATGTaggaaaaatcacattttgaaGCGTAATGcgtataacaaaaataaatgactcACTTTTCATGCTCGAGTTCGCTTAGAACCGACTTTACGGCTATTTCTTATTGCGACTACTGGTTTTTCCACAACTTCTCCCTTCTAATGACCAAAATCATGCCATAAAAGTGTTCCAGTTAGCGTAAATCGTAGATATCCCGGTTACTTGtagaaaaatcgaatttttccttttcttttagaaCATGACCCATTGCTGGTCCACCTTAATTCCAAACGGAACGACCCTTTTGTAGGTCACCTGGTTGTCAACAGTCTAACCCTCCGTACAAATAGTGCATTCGATGACGTATATATACGTCATAAGCGCTAAAGGGATTAAAACTCTGTTCTCGTTCAACAAGGCTGTTAGCGAAATCTTGTATTCGCGAGGGTTCCTACGACATTTTTTCAGGCTTGATCCTTTCTGCCCGGTTTCCTGTTGTCTTGATTTAACTATGGTGCCATGTTTGATCGATATTAATCCCTCCAAATGTCTGTTAGGAGCGGCTATTCATTGTCACGTGTTGACTCCGTTTCGCATACTCGGAGCACCGTGTTACACCCGGTGGTATAATGGTgtggtgtgtgtatgtgtgcgtgtgtgtggaAAAACTTCGCCCGACGAACTGCCATCGGCTCGGCTCGCAACGCTGTAAAGCAGAGCGCGCTTCACATCCAGCGAGGGTGGACAACTTACCAAGAATCTGTATCTCGAACATCCATTTAGTACCACGTTGactcatttcttttgagaGACTCACTGATTAAAAGCGTTTCTTCTAGACGTTATGTACTCTAGGTATGCTTCTGCCATGCAATGTTGCGACATATGGATATTGGAAGAAGGCAGAATGTGCAGGAAAACTGAGGCAAACAGCTTCTTAAGGCAGCAAGAAAGTAGGAGAGAGCTAGTACGGTGTTGTTGTGATCGCTAAGACCTCTTTTAGGGTATTTTTAAGTGTAGAAAACGAATACAGTACAAACATGTTGTAAAGTCTAAACTTGCACACAG
Coding sequences within it:
- a CDS encoding hypothetical protein (NECATOR_CHRIV.G14934.T1) encodes the protein MSDFDETLRYGGPQADEGTDDAARKAEERERKKAEVRKRLEEAGSKKKAKKGFLTPERKKKLRKLLMMKAAEDLKQQQLLKAQERQKALASRIIPLPDVDKIEDKGQLEKIYNDMFERVKKLEEEKYDINFVVTQTEAEINELTIAVNDLRGKFVKPTLKKVSKYDNKFKKMADEKAKGEKADFRANLKVVKKENAIEDIMAKTKKKEDKPDWSKKPPAEKKEEEVKEEAAPPPPPAAEEPEAEEEGGEEEEGGDEEEEEEEEEE
- a CDS encoding hypothetical protein (NECATOR_CHRIV.G14934.T2), with the translated sequence MSDFDETLRYGGPQADEGTDDAARKAEERERKKAEVRKRLEEAGSKKKAKKGFLTPERKKKLRKLLMMKAAEDLKQQQLLKAQERQKALASRIIPLPDVDKIEDKGQLEKIYNDMFERVKKLEEEKYDINFVVTQTEAEINELTIAVNDLRGKFVKPTLKKVSKYDNKFKKMADEKAKVKGEKADFRANLKVVKKENAIEDIMAKTKKKEDKPDWSKKPPAEKKEEEVKEEAAPPPPPAAEEPEAEEEGGEEEEGGDEEEEEEEEEE